One region of Tachysurus fulvidraco isolate hzauxx_2018 chromosome 9, HZAU_PFXX_2.0, whole genome shotgun sequence genomic DNA includes:
- the LOC113657268 gene encoding BOLA class I histocompatibility antigen, alpha chain BL3-7-like has translation MSLCSTVMKTLIFFTFSLHLSSAVTHSMQYFYTGVTSGINFPEFTALGQVDGGQFVYYDSKIGKMIRKTEWMQKVTADDPDYWKRNTQNFQGSQEIFKVGVDTLMERFNQTTGVHTVQKMYGCELDDDGTVRGYTQHGYDGEDFLSFDLKTSTWIAAKPQAVITKNKWDNNPGMTVGEKNYLDNICIEWLKKHVSYGRETLERKVRPTPSLFQKEASSPEVVCHATGFFPKEVMIFWKKDGEDMIEDVELRETLLNQDGSFQKRSILKVPAEELQKHTYTCVIQHSSLEKDLVLNVSEQQILKGGGSMAIIIGVVVALIVLVVAVVAGIMVWKKKNSGFKRAPASEESSSTNS, from the exons ATGTCGCTCTGCAGCACAGTGATGAAGACTCTGATCTTCttcacattttctcttcatctttcaTCAGCAG tCACACATTCCATGCAGTATTTCTACACTGGAGTTACATCTGGAATAAATTTCCCAGAATTCACGGCTCTGGGTCAGGTGGATGGAGGACAGTTTGTGTATTACGACAGTAAGATCGGGAAAATGATCCGAAAGACGGAGTGGATGCAGAAGGTGACTGCTGATGATCCTGATTACtggaagagaaacacacagaatttTCAGGGTTCTCAGGAGATCTTTAAAGTCGGTGTGGATACACTAATGGAGCGCTTTAATCAGactacag gagttcACACAGTGCAGAAGATGTACGGCTGTGAGCTGGATGATGACGGGACTGTTAGAGGATACACACAGCACGGTTATGATGGAGAAGATTTCCTCAGTTTTGATCTGAAAACTAGCACATGGATTGCAGCTAAACCACAAGCTGTGATCACCAAGAACAAGTGGGATAATAATCCTGGTATGACTGTGGGTGAGAAGAACTACCTGGATAACATCTGTATCGAGTGGTTAAAGAAGCATGTGTCTTACGGCAGAGAGACTCTGGAGAGGaaag tTCGTCCTACACCGTCACTGTTCCAGAAAGAAGCCTCTTCTCCAGAGGTGGTGTGTCACGCTACAGGTTTCTTCCCCAAAGAGGTGATGATCTTCTGGAAGAAGGACGGAgaggacatgattgaggacgtGGAGCTCAGAGAGACGTTACTCAACCAGGATggaagcttccagaagagaagcATTCTGAAAGTCCCAGCTGAGGAGCTGCAGAAACACACCTACACCTGTGTGATTCAGCACAGCAGCTTGGAGAAGGATTTAGTGCTGAATGTGAGCGAGCAACAGATCCTGAAAG GTGGAGGATCGATGGCTATCATCATTGGTGTAGTCGTGGCTCTCATTGTTCtcgttgttgctgttgttgctggaATTATggtctggaagaagaagaactctg GCTTCAAACGTGCTCCAGCCTCTGAAGAGTCTTCCTCCACCAACTCTtaa